AGCCGAGAAGGTGACTTCTCTGGGGAAGGACTGGCACCGGCCCTGCTTGAGATGCGAGAAGTGTAACAAGACCCTGACATCTGGAGGCCATGCAGAGGTGAGGTTTGGTGCCCGGCAGCCAAGGGCTGGTGTCCTGCAGGGAATGGGGTGTGTGCAGCCGGCAGGGCACTGGGGCTGatgctctcctctctccccgCAGCATGATGGCAAGCCATACTGCAACCACCCCTGCTATGCCGCCTTGTTCGGACCCAAAGGTAAGGTCACCATGGCTGGGGTTttgagagggagggaggaagggaagggggctCCATGCTCCCATCTCTCGGCGATGCATCCCGCTGTGCGCTCGCTGCCCCGCGGCGTCGCTCACCCCACTCTGTCTCTCTTGCAGGGTTCGGCCGGGGAGGAGCTGAGAGCCACACGTTCAAGTAAAGCTCAGGTTGGTGCCTCCCTCTGGAGCTCCCTCGAGGCTCGATGGGCAGCTGGGGTTGTCCCGGGGGTGTCACCGCTGATGTCCCCTCTCTCCTGTCCCTCTGCAGGTCTGACAGccagggctcccagcacagcccgcCGGCGGCACCAACCCGCCGCAGCAAACATGCCTTTTCGTTCTTCATTCACTCTGTACTCCATTAGCACGTCGAAAGCAATAAATAACCACGGATGGGGCCGGTGCGGAGAGGGGCTCCGCTCCACAGGGAGCGCCGCAGGGGTGGGAGGTTGGACGCTGCCCCTAGGAAATTTGGCCGGTACCGCCGAAGGCCGCCTGGAGAGGAGACCGCACCCGTCCAGCCGAAACCCAGCCCTGCTTCTGGCAGCCGGCTCTGCAGCCGGGCCACACTTGTACTTCAGTCTTTAATAAACCCCGACCGAGAGATGCTTCCCCCGTGTGAGTGCTGTGCTCTTTGTACCGGGCTCCGGCGCGGTCCCCGGGCAGCCACGTGGCTGTGCAGCCCCAGGGGTGGGAGCTCGGTGGGGCAGGGTGGGCTCCTGCCAGGAAGCAGTTGAAGGGCACACCAAGAAAGCTGTTATTTGGTGCTTTCACCCCCAGCAGTCATACCGAAAGTCATACATCCCGGGCTTCCTGCTCCCTTTGCCCCGCGGGAAGAGCAGCACCGCCAGATGTAAAGGTGTCGATTTGACGGATGTTTCGAAATTGGGTTCTTAACCGTGCCTTTCCCTAGCGTCAACCACTCGATTTACATATTCTGGTACTCTACACAACacacacagatatttttgtctACAGTATACAAATGCACTTCGTTAGAAACTGCTGGGTTTTGTTATCACGCCGGTGTTCCTAGGGCTTGGCCAAACCCTCAGGGGTCAGGGTACAAGCCTGGTATCAAAATCTTTGGAGTCAGAAGCAGCCCCGCCTGATAACCATCTGCAAACTCCCCTTGTGCTTGCTGTCTGAAGTCTCCCCTCCACCCCACATCCTCCTTCCTCCGCGAGCTGTGAGTGCTGCTCTGAGGAAGGAGAGCTGCTCGCCTGCACAGGGCTCTTGCATGAAGCTTAACGAGATGCTTGGTGCCTGTGTTGAGGCAGATTTGACCTCGCtcggctgcctgctgctctcctgcctgctgcagtgcctccctgccctggcagcGGGG
The sequence above is drawn from the Anas acuta chromosome 8, bAnaAcu1.1, whole genome shotgun sequence genome and encodes:
- the CRIP1 gene encoding cysteine-rich protein 1; this translates as MPKCPRCQKEVYFAEKVTSLGKDWHRPCLRCEKCNKTLTSGGHAEHDGKPYCNHPCYAALFGPKGFGRGGAESHTFK